In a single window of the Vitis vinifera cultivar Pinot Noir 40024 chromosome 6, ASM3070453v1 genome:
- the LOC100260460 gene encoding uncharacterized protein LOC100260460 isoform X1: MVGLPFHPAFMGLVSSSKEFHWMTSVFFGMIFCKIVYELTGLLSNLCFKGYTKLSNTEKVEWNNRGFSTFHAIIVAVASLYLLLVSDLFDEDSRDESIINRASTLSDTILGISIGYFLSDLAMILWNFPALGGLEYVLHHGLSMFSIFLSLISGQGQVYILMVLFSESTTPFVNLRWHLDVAGLKSSNLYICNGIALFFGWLVARILLFIFFFYHMIIHFDEVKKIFPLGFYSLLMVPPVLAMMNAFWFWKIAKGLIKTLSKARHSQ; encoded by the exons ATGGTGGGTCTGCCTTTCCACCCAGCTTTCATGGGCCTTGTCAGTTCAAGCAAAGAATTCCACTGGATGACATCTGTcttttttggaatgattttcTGCAAAATT GTTTATGAATTAACAGGTCTGCTTAGCAATTTGTGCTTCAAGGGATATACCAAACTTAGCAACACTGAGAAAGTTGAATGGAACAACCG AGGGTTCTCTACATTCCATGCAATTATTGTGGCAGTTGCTTCTCTCTATCTTCTACTGGTATCAGATCTTTTTGATGAGGATTCTCGTGATGAGTCGATTATTAATAGGGCATCTACTTTATCAGACACCATCTTGGGG ATCTCCATTGGTTATTTTCTGTCAGACTTGGCAATGATTCTTTGGAATTTTCCAGCTTTAGGCGGTCTGGAGTAT gtcCTGCACCATGGGTTATCCATGTTTTCAATCTTTCTATCCCTCATCAGTGGACAAGGACAGGTTTACATACTAATGGTTCTGTTCTCTGAGAGTACTACTCCCTTCGTAAATCTAAGATG GCACTTGGATGTTGCTGGTCTGAAGAGTTCAAACCTATACATCTGCAATGGCATCGCACTGTTCTTTGGGTGGTTG GTTGCAAGGATTCTtttattcatcttctttttctacCACATGATAATCCATTTTGATGAG GTGAAGAAAATATTTCCCTTGGGGTTCTACAGCTTGCTGATGGTGCCTCCTGTGCTGGCAATGATGAATGCattttggttttggaaaatTGCAAAGGGTTTGATAAAAACTCTTTCTAAAGCAAGACACAGTCAGTGA
- the LOC100260460 gene encoding uncharacterized protein LOC100260460 isoform X2 codes for MVGLPFHPAFMGLVSSSKEFHWMTSVFFGMIFCKIVYELTGLLSNLCFKGYTKLSNTEKVEWNNRGFSTFHAIIVAVASLYLLLVSDLFDEDSRDESIINRASTLSDTILGISIGYFLSDLAMILWNFPALGGLEYVLHHGLSMFSIFLSLISGQGQVYILMVLFSESTTPFVNLRWHLDVAGLKSSNLYICNGIALFFGWLQGFFYSSSFSTT; via the exons ATGGTGGGTCTGCCTTTCCACCCAGCTTTCATGGGCCTTGTCAGTTCAAGCAAAGAATTCCACTGGATGACATCTGTcttttttggaatgattttcTGCAAAATT GTTTATGAATTAACAGGTCTGCTTAGCAATTTGTGCTTCAAGGGATATACCAAACTTAGCAACACTGAGAAAGTTGAATGGAACAACCG AGGGTTCTCTACATTCCATGCAATTATTGTGGCAGTTGCTTCTCTCTATCTTCTACTGGTATCAGATCTTTTTGATGAGGATTCTCGTGATGAGTCGATTATTAATAGGGCATCTACTTTATCAGACACCATCTTGGGG ATCTCCATTGGTTATTTTCTGTCAGACTTGGCAATGATTCTTTGGAATTTTCCAGCTTTAGGCGGTCTGGAGTAT gtcCTGCACCATGGGTTATCCATGTTTTCAATCTTTCTATCCCTCATCAGTGGACAAGGACAGGTTTACATACTAATGGTTCTGTTCTCTGAGAGTACTACTCCCTTCGTAAATCTAAGATG GCACTTGGATGTTGCTGGTCTGAAGAGTTCAAACCTATACATCTGCAATGGCATCGCACTGTTCTTTGGGTG GTTGCAAGGATTCTtttattcatcttctttttctacCACATGA
- the LOC100265678 gene encoding CBS domain-containing protein CBSX3, mitochondrial isoform X1: MDYFISRFRSAWGTQREKLRKDSVSGRQVNLTLNLPSSSLFLRFSLSFSLEFTPRGKMQGAIQAIVSHGSIVKNAVLHQIRLVNPIMPSVVFSRLQSVTSARMEEHGFESTTIADVLKGKGKSADGSWLWCTTDDSVYDAVKSMTHHNVGALVVVKPGEQKSIAGIITERDYLRKIIVQGRSSKSTKVGDIMTEENKLITVSPNTKVLRAMQLMTDNRIRHIPVIDDKEMIGMVSIGDVVRAVVTEHREELDRLNAYIQGGY, translated from the exons ATGGATTATTTTATCTCTCGCTTCAGGAGTGCTTGGGGGACACAGAGAGAGAAGCTAAGAAAGGATAGCGTCAGTGGCCGCCAGGTAAACCTAACCCTAAATCTTCCATCTTCGTCTCTCTTTCTCcgattttctctttctttctcattGGAGTTCACTCCACGAG GTAAAATGCAAGGAGCAATACAAGCAATTGTATCACATGGAAGCATTGTAAAAAATGCAGTTCTGCATCAAATCAGGCTGGTGAATCCAATCATGCCATCTGTTGTATTTTCTCGTCTTCAGTCGGTTACTTCAGCTCGTATGGAGGAGCATGGTTTTGAGAGCACCACAATTGCAGACGTTTTGAAAGGAAAAGGCAAAAGTGCAGATGGTTCTTGGCTTTGGTGCACTACAGATGATTCTGTTTATGATGCTGTGAAATCA ATGACACATCACAATGTTGGAGCCTTGGTGGTTGTGAAACCTGGAGAGCAAAAATCTATTGCAGGAATCATCACAGAGAGAG ATTATCTGAGAAAGATCATAGTACAGGGAAGATCATCCAAGTCAACGAAGGTTGGAGATATCATGACTGAAGAG AACAAGCTTATCACAGTCTCACCCAATACCAAAGTTCTGCGAGCAATGCAGCTGATGACAG ATAACCGCATTAGGCACATTCCAGTGATTGATGACAAGGAAATGATAGGCATGGTGTCCATTGGGGATGTGGTTCGTGCTGTGGTGACCGAGCATAGGGAGGAGTTGGACCGCTTGAATGCATACATCCAGGGGGGTTATTAA
- the LOC100265678 gene encoding CBS domain-containing protein CBSX3, mitochondrial isoform X2, which produces MQGAIQAIVSHGSIVKNAVLHQIRLVNPIMPSVVFSRLQSVTSARMEEHGFESTTIADVLKGKGKSADGSWLWCTTDDSVYDAVKSMTHHNVGALVVVKPGEQKSIAGIITERDYLRKIIVQGRSSKSTKVGDIMTEENKLITVSPNTKVLRAMQLMTDNRIRHIPVIDDKEMIGMVSIGDVVRAVVTEHREELDRLNAYIQGGY; this is translated from the exons ATGCAAGGAGCAATACAAGCAATTGTATCACATGGAAGCATTGTAAAAAATGCAGTTCTGCATCAAATCAGGCTGGTGAATCCAATCATGCCATCTGTTGTATTTTCTCGTCTTCAGTCGGTTACTTCAGCTCGTATGGAGGAGCATGGTTTTGAGAGCACCACAATTGCAGACGTTTTGAAAGGAAAAGGCAAAAGTGCAGATGGTTCTTGGCTTTGGTGCACTACAGATGATTCTGTTTATGATGCTGTGAAATCA ATGACACATCACAATGTTGGAGCCTTGGTGGTTGTGAAACCTGGAGAGCAAAAATCTATTGCAGGAATCATCACAGAGAGAG ATTATCTGAGAAAGATCATAGTACAGGGAAGATCATCCAAGTCAACGAAGGTTGGAGATATCATGACTGAAGAG AACAAGCTTATCACAGTCTCACCCAATACCAAAGTTCTGCGAGCAATGCAGCTGATGACAG ATAACCGCATTAGGCACATTCCAGTGATTGATGACAAGGAAATGATAGGCATGGTGTCCATTGGGGATGTGGTTCGTGCTGTGGTGACCGAGCATAGGGAGGAGTTGGACCGCTTGAATGCATACATCCAGGGGGGTTATTAA